The Neurospora crassa OR74A linkage group I, whole genome shotgun sequence genome segment ATTAGGGCCCTTCCGATCTGGTTGTGTTTGACAGCCCACTGAGCCgttggaagaagaggcttAAGTTTGGCGAATGTGATACGATACCCAGATCGACTGGCGAGTGCCTCGTAACAAAATTACTGGAGAATTTTGCAAACGGACATTATGAAGGCTGTGTAAACGATTATGGTTGACAAACAGGTTGCGGTCTAAATGTTGAATGAGCATAATCTCCGAAAAGAGAGTGAAATAGTCGGTTTCGTCCCCGATGAGATTCGTGAAATTTACCCCGCCAACCCCACCTCCCATACGAAGCTCGCCAAAGTCAACAAACCGCCAAAGCGAACGACAAGGCAATAACAAGCAAAGCATGGAACCTGAACCAAGCAGGTAGTGGAACGGCAAGATCGCAACCATTTTATGTACAGACTTTACGGAAATAATTTCCGAACGATAACCCTGCAAATCTCCTGCTAAGACACTACAACCACGCCTCCATCAAACAAAAACACCATGGCCCCCCCTTCAGCTCTCAACATCGCGACCCAATCGGTCAACCGCCTCGTCAGGGAGGAATCCTACTACCACAAAGAGCAGACCTCCCAAGAGGCCCGCATCAAGAAGCTCCAAGACGAAATCGCCGCCAACAGCCCTGACCTGGACAGCAACGCTCCCTACGTTCTCAAGCAGGAGGTGCGTCCCCCCCAAAAGACCATGCATGAAACATGCAACAAAACCTAGGAGCTGGACACAgtgaaccctaacccttcgTTGCTCATGGTCATTAGCAAACGGCACTTGAAGAGACCAAGGCAGTGTTTGGTCCCCTCATCGATAGGATTGCTGGGGCGGTTCAGAAGCTTGAGGAGCAGATTGCCATTTCCGAGAGTGAGGGCTCGGCTTCTGAGGAGGATCTGAAGAAGGCTAAAGAGGCGTTGGAGAATGGCAAGAAGGTGACGGAGACCGTTTAAGAGGTGAGGGGTCCAGATGAAGAAATGATAGAGGAATGGTGCAAATTTACCAAGTATCGAGATACGGTGAAAACTGCGGAGTGATTGGGCTTTGGACGTCTTTGAAGAGGTAACCACAGGGATTTCGACATAAACCACAGGTACACTCAAGCTGGATTTTGGGCCCATGATATTAACAAGAGAGCTTAGCCGGATTTAACGTACATAGCTACACCATTCATTCCACTGCTCGATAACACCATTCCCTATACTTCATATCCTTACGTGGTGTCCATGGTGTCCTCATCTGCATTAGGACCGTCAACCGTGATCCGCGGTCGCGGCGGGGTCTGGTCCGGCAGAGGCGAAAGAGGACTATCCGGCTCCtcgacttcctcctcatcttccttgaCCTCAGTCATCTCCACATCGGTTCCCTGTGTCGCTTCGTTGCCATCACCTCTGGTAATAGAACCTTCGCGGCTCGCTTCCTGGCTTGTCGTTTGCGAGTAACCTCCCGAGACGTCATGAGGCGGCTTGAGGAATGACTGGTTCTCATCACCCGGGGCAGGAGTATCGCGCGCCGGTGTTCTGGCGCCATGTGTCGAGACGGGATGGGGTGTGCCAGCGGCGTCACCGCTCTCCACTCCGCTCTTCGTTGGTAGTCCGCTGTCCGGCCTCGGGGTTGCATTGCCGCTAGAAATCCCGGGCCGAGGGGTCTGTCCGGCGTCCGCCTCGGTGTCGCCGGCACCGCCTTCGTCATCGCCCATGCCTTCGCGGcgctccacctcctccttctcatcacGGATCAACCGCCTCAACCGCATGCTCTCATCCATAATTTTGGCAAACTGGTCGCGCCGCTCATGCCACGTAATGCCGTAGGTCTCGCTCTCCGTCTTTAACTCGGCAATTTCCTCCTCCAGTTTCCTCAGGTTCGCCGCCTGCTCTGCCCTGGTACGCAAAGCAGGGTTGTTGGTGATCTTATCAGCCAGCTCATCGAACTTCTTGCGCTCCTCAAGCGTGGCACGGGCCTGCTCTAGTTGAACACGTAGCTGGACAGTGTTGTTGCGCACCGCCTGTGCCGTGTTAAGAATGCGCTCACGCTCGGCAACATATCGTTCGCGCTCACGCTCGTTGGCAGTCAGAAGGAACTGAAGCCGCGCGATGCTGCTATCAAAGGCGGCAAAATCCAGAATGATGTCCTCCTTGAGCTGAGCGAGGTCTGATGTGGCCGAATCGCCGGTCACGGTGGGCGTTTGGACTTCCTGCTCGGTAGTTCCAGCAGTCGCGCCATTGCCCTCCGGAGGCGGGGTGGGTGCTTGACGAGCTCTCGAGAGAGTTAAGGAGTGAAGAGTACTAAGACGCTTAGTCACGCGCTTGAAGGGCTTCTCTTCCACGTTGAGAAGTCGTGACTTGTGGAGctcattctcctccttgtcGTCAAGTAGACCCCAGGAAGCCATCCTGTGGTTGTGATGTTGGTATCGAGATGCTCAGCGTCAATGTTTGATTGTTTTGACGGACGTAAATATGATTGAAAAGGAGTCCAATGATACGAGAGAAgtgaaaataaaaagaagacaACAGAGTGTAGAAGGTGAAGTCTTCGATTGCGCCGGATAACTTCGTGCAGTCTTGTTAATTTCGTTCTTTATCGATTGTATGAAGGTGAAAGGAATCAAGAGGCTGATGATGTATGGGTGGAAGACTGATGGTTACACCAATCGTACGGACTGCTGGAAACTGAAGCATGGACCTCTTGGCGGAGAAGGGAGTATTTTCGTTGGTGGATGCACTGCAAGCAGGTGGGGCCCACATAATAACCGTCAAGGTTCCGCTTACCTGTTCAGGAGGATCGAACAGACTACTCTCAGCTGAACGCCAGGTGTATCTCGCATGTACCCCGCGGACGTTACAGGTTGCAGCTCTGCTTCGCGCCACTGATACGTGTACTTCGGAGTACTTCGGCCAACAGCTGAGACCTACAAATACATTGCCATGGACACCTCTCTAACAGCCAGTCGGTCAACCTCGAACCTCAACCTTCACTCCAGATTCGTCTCGCTTGCTTGTACACCGATAACCTGACGGTTGGCTTTGAATACCATAATCACTTAGCCGCTGCGAAGACATCCTGAAGGACCTTCTTGATTCAATCACAATCAGAATTCTACGACCGAACACATCATCGTTCTACATCTGTCGTCATCCAGCCACACCTCGTCAACCatcaaagagaagaaggctgcGGCACGCTGGGTTAACACGCCCTTGTACTTCGCCCAACAACCATTGTCCTCGATATATTTCGATactaactacctctagacaaATCCCAAAGTTGTACTAGTTACTCGAGCAAAACAGCCAGGAGCCCCATAATACTGTCACCATGCCTGGGCCACGCTCACTTCTCGACATGGCTCTCAAGCTCGCCATCGACAATGCTCAGGATATCACCTGCCTGGACGACGTGCCACCAAGAATCGCCAGCCAAATCCTCAAAGCCGTCAGAACGCCAGAGCACCTCCGCACAATTGAAATTCATAGCGGCGACGAAATCTACGAGCTGACCGCCGAATCCTGGCGTCGTTTCATCGAACGCAAGTACGGACTTCTCCATAACAAGCACCGCTGGGAACCAAGCAACCCCAAATCATGGCATAAGGTGTATGAGAAGTACGGCAAACTCCAGAAGGAGTCAGACGAACTCGCCACAGAGGCTCTCAGAGCAAAAATGGCCGCCGTCAACGATCAGAAATCATCGCGCACAACCACCATCGTATCCGCCCAGGTTGCTCGCAAGCTGCCAGCCCCCAAGGCCCGTACTTTCGGACCCGGCTTCCGTGGGTTCAGCACCTCCTCAGATCCGCCCATGAAAAGAGCGACGTTCCTGCAAAAGGCCACTAGGGAAGCGAAACTGGATGCTCACCGCCGCAAGCTCGCCAAGCCCTCCGTCATGCTCATGGCTAGGAAGACGGAACTCACCCGGGCTCCTGACAGGTTGATCGAAGAGAAGCGTATTCAGAACCAGTTCGACATCGATTCCGCCCCGATCATCGAGGGCCCTCGCATCAGACCCGCAACAAGCTCGCGACAACAGAAAGACCGAGAAGCTCGCCTTCTGCAGATCAAGAACGGAGGAAAAAGCGGCAGCTCCGGCCATGCTCCTAACGTGTTGAGCTtcgacgatgatgataacGACCACCATTACGACAACAGCCGCCACAACGACAAAGGTGCCTCAGGCGACGACATGGATGATCTATTCGGCGACTTGGATGACGAAGACGCTCGCAGCCCCCCTCCGAAGTCGAAACGTGGTCTTCTTTCCGCCAGTCCTGGTGCCAACTCCCAACCACGAGCCGCTGCTGCCAGTGCCAGGCCCACCACTACCAGTCGGCCGCCTCCAACTTCGACAACAAATGCTGGCCGTTCTTCAAATACCGGACGTTCCCAACCTgcgacatcatcatcttccggTAGGCGCCCCGAAAGCTTGCCTGGGGCTAAGCGCAAGCAAGTCGACATTTTCATGAAGCCTGCCAAGAAAGTTCGTCGTGTTTGAGGGGAGGATCTCAAAGGATAGGGTTGTAGTCGGGACCTGGGGATCCTCGTGTGGTCCTGCAGGAAGACTTGAGAAGGACTGTGATGACTGGGAGTTGAGGAGCTTCGTGTGGTCCTAGAGGTGGAGTTGAACGAACAGGGTTATGATTGGGAATAAAGGATCTATGGGAGTTATGGAGTTGAATTTGCTTATTGGAACTGAGATGGGAAATTACCTGCTTACACCGAAAGATAAGGGACGGGCATATAATGTGAAGGAAGTTTCTGATGTCATATCTAGGGATCTACATATATGGCGTTTTCAGCGGTTTGAGATCTTTATAGGAACAGGGGCGTTGTTTTCGGGCGTTATGACGATGGAGCGCAATGACTTAGGACAAGTTCAGGGTAGGAAATGGACCAAAAGCGAGGTACTTGCTCTTCCGCCCGACAATAAACACGTTTCGGTGGACTCATATCCTCTGACCCAATCTGAACAAATGCTGTATTGCCTGATTACCTGCCTTGAAATTCCGCTGATGAGAAGAaatcttttcctttcttgggTCGTCCAACCTTTCCAACGACAAGTGTTAACCTTTGATCCATGGAGTGTACAAATCCCATCCTTTTCATCCGCCAAGGGCGCCCTATCCTCAACCTTCCGGAATTTGGTCGTCTAAGTAGTCCCTCAAACACCAGAACGTCCACTTGTGTTTGTCGAAGCACCAACATATAGCACCCAGTCTATAGGTTTTTCCTTGGGAAACGTCGTTATCTCATTAATTTATGCGTGTTTTGTTTCTCTTCCAGCAAGCCGGAGCTTTCTCAAAAGCCTACCACCTTCCACCTCTAAGAGCCAAAACGAGATGGAGAGTCGCACCGCCTTCGAGTTGGTAATCGGTTGCCGTCTTGTCGTCGACCCTGTTTTGTTGCGCTATCATGTTAGACACCAACGCCTAGAGTATGGATCTAATGTAGCTAGGTCAGAACTTACATTTGCTTTCCGCCAAAGATCAAACGTTGCTGTACGGGAGGGAtaccctccttttcctcgaccttctccttgatgtGGGCAACCTGTGTGTATTGCCTGAATCAGTCGGACGTTCGAATGAGCTCGTAACCATCATAATCATCGAGAGCGCAAATCGTAGAGGCATCGTGGAGGTGACAATCGATCGATCGAtccggtttttttttgttgttttcttttttcttcctgttTCCACGGCTAAGCCGGTCGCGGATTCTACCCGCGCGGGCGCGAATCCCGACCTCTTTGACAGAAGGGAGGGCCGTACCTTGGTATCGGGCTCAATGTCGAGCTCAATTTCCTTGCCTGTAAGAGTCCGGACCCTGTGCGAACAAAGTAAAAGGCATGGTTAGCTGTGGTACTGGCTTGGCCTGGGGATAGCGTCCAAAATGCATAGGGAGCATAGATAGCAAGCTGTGCAGCCGCAATATGCATACTGCGACTATCGGACGAGGAAGGGCGAAAGTTCGAAAGCTCACTTGATCTGCATCTTGGATAGTTTGCGACTGGTTTGATGGGAAAGAGTTCGCTTCGCTGGGGCGATGGATGAGTGAGGTTGAATGATCGAGTTGGGACGGGGTCTTGTTGTCTCTGTATGCGCGTGGATGCGAAGCTTCTGTTGACTCAAGAAGCTGACTGCATCGGGATGGTTGATTTTGGTAATGGAGCGGTTCAAGGAGTTGAGTTGGTCATCGGGGAAAACGGTCACTGTTGACGGGCTGGGGAGGGGTGGTGGGGCAGGCACTACCGGCGCGGTTAGCGTCGTGGCGGTAGGACGAGACTGCCTGAGGTCGCACTACTATGTAGGTGGCACCGCTGTGGACGGGGCTGCCCTGGCTTTTGTTGTTTGGATACCCCTTCGGGTTGCCGGGGCAGCTTCGGTAGCTTTGACACTACAGGTGCTCCGAGGTAAAGCGGCCTTGTTAACCGGCTCACATCAGGGAGAGGAATCCATGGCCGTAGCTGACTGAGATATTGGAGTCTTTTTGTGAGCTGAAGCTACCTACGGTAGAAATGGtcatacctagaggtattcaCTTTTTGTCCGAGGGGAACGCCGTTGAACCAAATATGTTTCGAGCTGCAACTCAGGTGATTTTGTATCAACATCTTTCATTGATCCACCACGAGGCGTCCTTCGCGCTAGGTTGAATAACCGCTTTGGATCACTAATAGAGAGGATGCCTCGCACCTAAACAGGGCCATTTGCAGACGAGCTTTTCGATGGATATCTTTTTTGCGAAAGCTTCCTTTTCTGAAGATCATCGCTAAATCCGGCCTTTCCGATAAGTTCATTAAAGTCTGTTGTACACTTGGGGTTTCCGTCACATCCATAAGATACATATACAGCGGAGATTTTTATCCGTCATCTCATGCTCCTCCTCTCTAACTTCCAAAGGCCTCGGCTTAGTTGTCTTTGGACCTCCGATCTTCGAAAACGTTGAGGCCCAAGCCCTCAGAATCAAGGAGCAGCCTGTTCTTGCCGCCGGCCTCCTGGATGATGTTCGCAATTGCACGCGCATTCTCCAGCTTCTTCAATTCCACATACGACTTGCtcttcttgatggcctcaCCGATGAGCTC includes the following:
- a CDS encoding Nedd8-like protein — encoded protein: MQIKVRTLTGKEIELDIEPDTKVAHIKEKVEEKEGIPPVQQRLIFGGKQMVDDKTATDYQLEGGATLHLVLALRGGRW